In Vagococcus hydrophili, one DNA window encodes the following:
- a CDS encoding multidrug efflux MFS transporter — translation MEIDWKKNMYIAWIGCFFTGASFSLVMPFIPIYIEQLGAPKDKIEFYAGLSISVTALSAAIFSPIWGNLADRRGRKLMMIRAAAGMAITMGSLAFVPNVFWLLVMRFFNGVLAGYIPNATAMIASQAPREKSGWALGTLATGAVAGSLIGPSIGGFLAQTVGIKNVFIVTGTILLINTILTIFFVKEDFQPIEKKNMLSTKEVFKLVKKPSVLIGLFVTSLILQIGITSISPILTLYIRDLGGGTENILFVSGLIVSVAGVSTFISSPILGKIGDRIGNQRILLAGLILSVICVFPMSMVESPFQLGVLRFFMGFSTGALMPSINTLISKLTPPEGVSRIFSFNNMFTNFGQVMGPLVGSTVANGYGYRSVFVATSILIMINICLTLFNFRGELAFKNLFKK, via the coding sequence ATGGAAATAGACTGGAAAAAGAATATGTACATCGCTTGGATTGGATGTTTCTTTACGGGAGCCAGTTTTAGTTTAGTAATGCCATTTATTCCGATATATATTGAGCAATTAGGGGCACCAAAAGATAAAATTGAATTTTATGCTGGCTTATCAATTAGCGTAACAGCTTTATCTGCTGCTATTTTTTCACCGATTTGGGGGAATTTGGCAGATAGACGTGGTCGTAAGTTGATGATGATTAGGGCAGCTGCTGGAATGGCTATCACGATGGGGTCACTTGCTTTTGTTCCTAATGTGTTTTGGTTACTCGTTATGCGCTTTTTTAACGGAGTGTTAGCAGGATATATTCCTAATGCAACAGCAATGATCGCCTCCCAAGCACCAAGAGAAAAAAGTGGTTGGGCACTAGGAACGCTTGCAACTGGTGCCGTGGCCGGTAGTTTGATTGGACCTTCTATTGGGGGCTTTCTTGCTCAGACAGTGGGAATTAAAAATGTGTTTATTGTGACAGGGACGATCCTTTTAATCAATACCATTTTAACGATTTTCTTTGTTAAAGAAGATTTCCAACCAATTGAGAAGAAAAATATGTTATCGACCAAAGAAGTCTTTAAATTAGTCAAAAAACCTTCTGTACTCATCGGTTTATTTGTTACATCTCTCATCCTACAAATTGGAATTACAAGTATTAGTCCAATTTTAACCTTATACATTAGAGATTTAGGTGGTGGGACAGAAAATATTCTGTTTGTTAGTGGCTTGATTGTTTCAGTAGCAGGTGTCTCAACTTTTATATCTTCACCTATTTTAGGGAAGATTGGAGATCGGATTGGGAATCAACGAATACTTCTAGCAGGATTGATCCTATCAGTTATTTGCGTGTTTCCAATGTCAATGGTTGAATCCCCTTTTCAACTAGGGGTGTTACGGTTCTTCATGGGATTCTCAACAGGAGCTTTGATGCCTTCAATTAATACGTTGATCAGTAAACTGACGCCACCAGAAGGGGTTAGTCGTATTTTTAGTTTTAACAACATGTTTACTAATTTTGGACAAGTAATGGGACCTCTTGTGGGTTCAACCGTGGCTAATGGATATGGTTATCGTTCTGTTTTTGTTGCAACCAGTATATTAATAATGATAAATATTTGTTTAACTTTATTTAATTTTAGAGGAGAACTTGCTTTTAAAAACCTGTTTAAAAAATAA
- a CDS encoding NCS2 family permease, whose product MEKFFKLKENGTTVSTEIVAGLTTFFAMSYILFVNPSILSLSGMPFQAVFLATIISSAIGTLIMGLFANVPYAQAPGMGLNAFFTFTVVMGLGYSWEQALAMVFLCGIINIIITVTKFRKLIIKSIPESLQHAIGGGIGIFVAYVGIKNAGFLQFTSDANSIVASSVEGDKATHVISNGGIVPALANFNNPAIILAIIGLVITSILVVKQVKGAILIGILSTSLLAIPMGVIDLSQVNFQENSLGNSFKELGTTFGAAFGPNGLPSLFSDASKIPQVLLTILAFSLSDIFDTIGTFIGTGRRTGIFTKEDEEAVENSRGFKSKMDKALFSDAIATTMGAIFGTSNVTTFVESAAGIGAGGRTGLTSVVVAVLFLLSSFLSPIVAIVPAQATAPALILVGIMMMSSFKEINWTELEDAIPAFFTSVFMGFCYSISYGIAAGFIFFVIIKVVKGKSKEISPVLWIVTGLFLINFIVMATL is encoded by the coding sequence ATGGAAAAGTTTTTTAAGTTAAAGGAAAATGGAACCACAGTTTCAACAGAAATAGTTGCAGGATTAACAACCTTCTTTGCAATGAGTTATATATTATTCGTTAATCCGTCGATCCTGTCGTTATCTGGGATGCCGTTTCAAGCAGTCTTTTTAGCGACAATCATCAGTTCAGCAATTGGAACATTAATTATGGGATTATTTGCCAATGTTCCTTACGCACAAGCTCCTGGTATGGGACTTAACGCCTTTTTCACCTTTACAGTGGTCATGGGATTAGGTTATTCATGGGAACAAGCTTTGGCAATGGTTTTTCTATGCGGTATTATTAACATTATTATTACAGTCACTAAATTTAGAAAACTAATTATCAAATCAATTCCAGAGAGTTTACAACATGCGATTGGTGGAGGAATTGGGATTTTTGTGGCCTACGTAGGAATTAAAAATGCAGGCTTTTTACAATTTACATCAGATGCGAACAGTATTGTTGCGTCAAGTGTTGAGGGAGACAAAGCAACGCATGTTATCTCTAATGGTGGAATTGTCCCAGCATTGGCTAACTTTAATAACCCAGCAATCATTCTTGCGATTATCGGCTTAGTTATTACAAGTATTTTAGTGGTTAAACAAGTTAAAGGGGCTATTTTAATTGGTATTTTAAGCACATCACTATTGGCAATTCCAATGGGTGTGATTGATTTAAGTCAAGTTAACTTCCAAGAAAATTCTTTAGGTAATTCATTTAAAGAACTGGGAACAACATTTGGTGCGGCTTTTGGTCCAAATGGTTTACCTTCATTGTTTTCTGATGCATCAAAAATTCCACAGGTTTTATTAACGATTCTGGCGTTTAGTTTATCTGATATTTTTGATACAATCGGAACGTTTATTGGAACAGGAAGAAGAACAGGCATCTTTACTAAAGAAGATGAAGAAGCTGTTGAAAATAGTAGAGGCTTCAAATCAAAAATGGATAAAGCTCTATTTTCAGATGCCATCGCTACAACAATGGGTGCTATATTCGGAACATCTAATGTAACGACTTTTGTGGAAAGTGCGGCTGGCATTGGTGCAGGTGGTCGAACTGGGTTAACGTCAGTTGTTGTCGCTGTTTTATTCTTATTAAGTAGCTTCTTATCACCAATCGTTGCCATCGTTCCAGCGCAAGCAACAGCGCCAGCCTTAATCTTAGTTGGTATTATGATGATGTCTTCATTTAAAGAAATCAACTGGACAGAACTTGAAGATGCGATTCCAGCCTTCTTTACCTCAGTATTTATGGGATTCTGTTATAGTATTTCATACGGAATTGCTGCAGGATTTATCTTCTTTGTTATCATTAAAGTGGTTAAAGGAAAATCAAAAGAAATTTCTCCGGTCCTTTGGATTGTAACAGGATTATTCTTAATCAACTTTATCGTTATGGCAACTTTATAA
- a CDS encoding GntR family transcriptional regulator, which yields MLINELDSTPLYEQIIIYIKKQIKDGVLSPGDRLLSVREMANSLKINPNTVNRAYKVLEQEEFIIVLHGKGTFVKNISQHQPTSFKKNELKTELELLLLSIHYQNISKEETAEWITQFYQKVGLDL from the coding sequence ATGTTGATTAACGAACTTGATTCAACTCCTTTATATGAACAAATTATTATTTACATCAAGAAACAAATAAAAGACGGCGTTCTCTCTCCCGGAGACAGACTCCTCTCAGTTAGAGAGATGGCAAACAGCTTAAAGATTAATCCAAATACGGTTAACCGAGCTTACAAAGTACTGGAGCAGGAAGAGTTTATTATTGTTCTTCATGGTAAAGGAACTTTTGTGAAAAACATTAGCCAACATCAACCAACTAGCTTTAAAAAGAATGAACTTAAAACTGAATTAGAGTTACTGCTCTTGAGTATTCACTATCAAAATATTTCAAAAGAAGAAACAGCTGAATGGATCACTCAATTCTACCAAAAGGTTGGACTAGATCTATGA
- a CDS encoding ABC transporter ATP-binding protein has product MKIKQLKKVINKKIILDDINFELNPGEIIGLVGRNGTGKTTLFRTMAEYYKKDGGDILIDNQSLTENQLLKEQLFYIDDQFNYLASQTPKTLEFYYKELYSAFDSEKYYSLLKKYQFDINYKISNYSKGFQALFKVILAFSCQARYYILDEPFDGLDLIIRKKVITLILNEVSVNRCGVIISSHNLLELENIIDRALIIQNGSITKEFNLETINRDFKKIQMVFRKKDIPKLVKDNCKIIQVQGRVLIGIFESLDEQLYEEILALDPVLFDEVQMNLEDLYSSQFTDESDYQLFN; this is encoded by the coding sequence ATGAAAATCAAACAATTAAAAAAAGTAATTAATAAAAAAATCATTCTTGATGACATTAATTTTGAACTGAACCCTGGGGAAATAATCGGATTAGTCGGAAGAAATGGAACAGGTAAAACCACTCTTTTTAGAACTATGGCAGAATATTATAAAAAAGATGGTGGCGATATTTTAATCGACAACCAGTCACTCACAGAAAATCAATTACTAAAAGAGCAACTTTTTTATATTGATGACCAATTTAATTATTTGGCGAGCCAAACACCTAAAACTCTAGAATTCTACTATAAAGAGTTATATTCGGCCTTTGATTCTGAAAAATATTACAGTTTACTAAAAAAATATCAATTTGATATTAATTATAAAATTAGTAACTACTCAAAGGGCTTTCAAGCGCTGTTTAAAGTTATTTTGGCATTTTCTTGTCAGGCGAGATATTATATTTTAGATGAACCTTTTGATGGACTTGATCTTATTATTCGAAAAAAGGTTATCACTCTTATTCTTAATGAAGTCAGCGTTAATCGATGTGGGGTTATCATCTCTTCTCACAATTTATTAGAATTGGAAAACATTATTGACCGTGCTCTGATTATCCAGAATGGTTCGATTACGAAAGAATTTAATTTAGAAACCATTAATCGGGATTTCAAAAAAATCCAAATGGTTTTTAGAAAAAAAGACATTCCTAAATTAGTCAAAGACAATTGTAAAATCATCCAAGTTCAAGGGCGTGTTTTGATTGGCATTTTTGAATCTTTAGATGAACAGCTTTATGAAGAAATTTTAGCCTTAGATCCCGTTCTTTTTGATGAAGTCCAAATGAACTTAGAAGATCTTTATTCTTCTCAATTTACAGATGAATCAGATTATCAATTATTTAACTAA